The Capra hircus breed San Clemente chromosome 25, ASM170441v1, whole genome shotgun sequence genome has a window encoding:
- the NUDT16L1 gene encoding protein syndesmos, giving the protein MSAAAVPELKRISRVEAMRLGPGWSHSCHAMLYAANPGQLFGRIPMRFSVLMQMRFDGLLGFPGGFVDRRFWSLEDGLNRVLGLGLGCLRLTEADYLSSHLTEGPHRVVAHLYARQLTLEQLHAVEISAVHSRDHGLEVLGLVRVPLYTQKDRVGGFPNFLSNAFISTAKYQLLFALKVLNMMPEEKLAEALAAATEKQKKALEKLLPSSS; this is encoded by the exons ATGTCGGCGGCGGCGGTGCCGGAGCTGAAGCGGATCAGTCGGGTGGAAGCGATGCGCCTGGGCCCCGGCTGGAGCCACTCGTGCCACGCTATGCTGTACGCCGCGAACCCGGGTCAGCTCTTCGGCCGCATCCCCATGCGCTTCTCGGTGCTG ATGCAGATGCGCTTCGACGGGCTGCTGGGCTTCCCCGGGGGCTTCGTGGACCGGCGCTTCTGGTCGCTGGAGGACGGACTGAACCGGGtgctgggcctgggcctgggctgcCTCCGCCTCACGGAGGCTGACTACTTGAGCTCGCACCTGACCGAGGGCCCGCACCGCGTCGTGGCGCACCTGTACGCGCGGCAGCTGACGCTAGAGCAGCTGCACGCCGTGGAGATCAGCGCGGTGCACTCGCGGGACCACGGCCTGGAG GTACTGGGACTCGTCCGTGTCCCTCTGTACACCCAGAAGGACCGAGTCGGGGGCTTTCCCAACTTCCTGAGCAACGCCTTCATCAGCACAGCCAAGTACCAGCTCCTGTTCGCCCTCAAGGTGCTCAACATGATGCCGGAGGAGAAGCTGGCTGAGGCCCTGGCTGCCGCCACGGAGAAGCAGAAGAAAGCCCTGGAGAAGctgctcccctcttcctcctga
- the ANKS3 gene encoding ankyrin repeat and SAM domain-containing protein 3 isoform X3, producing the protein MSELSDEASEPELLNRSLSMWHGLGTQVDREELAVPLDLHTAASIGQYEVVKECVQRRELDLNKKNGGGWTPLMYASYIGHDTIVHLLLEAGVSVNVPTPEGQTPLMLASSCGNESIAYFLLQQGAELEMKDIQGWTALFHCTSAGHQQMVKFLLDSGANANVREPVCGFTPLMEAAAAGHEIIVQYFLTHGVKVDTRDHSGATARMLAKQYGHMKIVGLIDAHSPSLPKSLYRSPEKYEDLSSSDECGPVPQRQRPCRKKGLSIHEGPRALARITAIGLGSRAQQPCYVTRPPWELPPSLETIPARRPSQPGDHVPPQGYVSFNSSDEHPLEGGGLCYRDVTSPINERDVESSSSSSREEQAFFANPGVARSSSSEGLARAPGLSSEASLESNEDSDHVRRSSVRKQTKSYVKTKNRYGGSDSQWAPSAVTSCAPGVSPQTDRPPYSGPQDLATLLEQIGCLKYLQVFEEQDVDLRIFLTLTESDLKEIGITLFGPKRKMTSAIARWHSSARPPSDALELAYADRLEAEMQELAIQLHKRCEEVEAMRGLVSQEQELRAVVESCLLEQDGARKDVHTQLQETWALAQDAALVLDQLRACQAELSARVRRDEFLREAPLRPGLPAADPKGWQASLQALSLPELSGALEERVREMGRVLCSVTQSLEKLQALSGKESWREP; encoded by the exons ATGTCGGAGCTCAGCGATGAAGCCAGCGAGCCAGAGCTGCTGAACCGCAGCTTGTCCATGTGGCACGGGCTGGGCACGCAGGTCGACCGGGAGGAGCTAGCTGTCCCCCTGGATCTGCACACAGCCGCTTCCATTGGCCAGTACGAGGTGGTGAAGGAGTGTGTGCAGCG GAGAGAGTTAGATTTGAATAAGAAGAACGGTGGTGGCTGGACCCCGCTGATGTATGCCTCCTACATTGGACATGATACCATCGTGCACCTCCTGCTCGAGGCGGGGGTCAGTGTGAATGTGCCGACCCCGGAAGGGCAGACTCCACTGATGCTGGCCTCCAGCTGTGGCAACGAGAGCATCgcctattttcttctccag CAAGGTGCTGAGCTGGAAATGAAGGACATTCAGGGCTGGACTGCCCTTTTCCACTGCACCAGTGCTGGGCACCAGCAGATGGTCAAGTTCCTTTTGGACAGTGGAGCGAACGCCAACGTGAG GGAGCCGGTGTGTGGATTCACTCCGCTGATGGAAGCTGCGGCCGCCGGCCACGAGATCATCGTGCAGTACTTTCTGACTCAT GGAGTCAAAGTGGACACGAGAGACCACAGTGGAGCCACAGCCCGGATGCTGGCCAAGCAGTACGGACACATGAAGATCGTGGGACTGATCGACGCCCACTCACCTTCTCTGCCCAAGAGCCTCTACCGGAGCCCAG AAAAATATGAAGATCTGAGCTCTTCAGACGAGTGTGGCCCTGTCCCTCAGCGACAGAGGCCCTGCCGCAAAAAGGGGCTCAGCATCCACGAGGGGCCGCGAGCCCTGGCCCGCATCACGGCCATCGGACTCGGGAGCCGGGCGCAGCAGCCTTGCTACG TGACCAGGCCACCCTGGGAACTCCCTCCCAGCCTGGAGACCATCCCAGCCAGGAGACCATCCCAGCCAGGAGACCAC GTGCCTCCGCAGGGCTACGTCAGCTTCAACAGCAGCGATGAGCACCCCCTGGAGGGGGGCGGCCTGTGCTACAGGGACGTCACCTCGCCCATCAACGAGCGGGACGtggagagcagcagcagcagcagccgcg AAGAGCAGGCCTTCTTTGCCAACCCTGGGGTTGCACGGAGCAGCAGCAGCGAGGGCCTGGCCCGGGCCCCGGGACTCAGCAGCGAGGCCTCCCTGGAGAGCAACGAG GATTCGGATCATGTGCGGAGAAGCTCGGTTCGCAAACAAACTAAAAGTTACGTGAAGACCAAGAACCGTTATGGCGGCAGTGACAGCCAGTGGGCTCCCAGCGCCGTGACGTCCTGTGCCCCGGGAGTGAGCCCCCAGACTGACAGGCCCCCGTATTCAGGACCCCAG GACCTCGCCACACTGCTGGAGCAGATCGGCTGTCTCAAGTACTTGCAGGTGTTTGAGGAGCAGGATGTGGACCTCCGCATCTTCCTGACCCTCACCGAGAGCGACCTGAAGGAAATCGGCATCAC GTTGTTTGGGCCCAAGAGGAAGATGACGTCCGCCATTGCCCGCTGGCACAGCAGCGCCCGCCCCCCCAGTGACGCCCTGGAGCTGGCCTACGCCGACCGGCTGGAGGCCGAGATGCAGGAGCTTGCCATCCAGCTGCACAAG CGCTGTGAGGAGGTGGAAGCCATGCGGGGCCTGGTGTCCCAGGAGCAGGAGCTGCGGGCCGtggtggagagctgcctcctggAGCAGGATGGTGCCCGCAAGGATGTGCACACAcagctgcaggagacctgggccctTGCCCAGGACGCTGCGCTTGTCCTGGACCAGCTGCG AGCCTGTCAGGCCGAGCTGTCAGCCCGAGTGAGGCGGGACGAGTTCCTGCGTGAGGCCCCCCTGCGCCCAGGCCTCCCTGCAGCAG ACCCCAAAGGCTGGCAAGCCTCCTTGCAGGCCCTGAGCCTCCCCGAGCTGTCGGGAGCCCTGGAGGAGCGAGTCCGGGAGATGG GGCGAGTCCTATGCTCGGTGACCCAGAGCCTGGAGAAGCTGCAGGCACTGAGCGGGAAGGAGAGCTGGCGGGAGCCGTAG
- the ANKS3 gene encoding ankyrin repeat and SAM domain-containing protein 3 isoform X4, producing MSELSDEASEPELLNRSLSMWHGLGTQVDREELAVPLDLHTAASIGQYEVVKECVQRRELDLNKKNGGGWTPLMYASYIGHDTIVHLLLEAGVSVNVPTPEGQTPLMLASSCGNESIAYFLLQQGAELEMKDIQGWTALFHCTSAGHQQMVKFLLDSGANANVREPVCGFTPLMEAAAAGHEIIVQYFLTHGVKVDTRDHSGATARMLAKQYGHMKIVGLIDAHSPSLPKSLYRSPEKYEDLSSSDECGPVPQRQRPCRKKGLSIHEGPRALARITAIGLGSRAQQPCYEQVPPQGYVSFNSSDEHPLEGGGLCYRDVTSPINERDVESSSSSSREEQAFFANPGVARSSSSEGLARAPGLSSEASLESNEDSDHVRRSSVRKQTKSYVKTKNRYGGSDSQWAPSAVTSCAPGVSPQTDRPPYSGPQDLATLLEQIGCLKYLQVFEEQDVDLRIFLTLTESDLKEIGITLFGPKRKMTSAIARWHSSARPPSDALELAYADRLEAEMQELAIQLHKRCEEVEAMRGLVSQEQELRAVVESCLLEQDGARKDVHTQLQETWALAQDAALVLDQLRACQAELSARVRRDEFLREAPLRPGLPAADPKGWQASLQALSLPELSGALEERVREMGRVLCSVTQSLEKLQALSGKESWREP from the exons ATGTCGGAGCTCAGCGATGAAGCCAGCGAGCCAGAGCTGCTGAACCGCAGCTTGTCCATGTGGCACGGGCTGGGCACGCAGGTCGACCGGGAGGAGCTAGCTGTCCCCCTGGATCTGCACACAGCCGCTTCCATTGGCCAGTACGAGGTGGTGAAGGAGTGTGTGCAGCG GAGAGAGTTAGATTTGAATAAGAAGAACGGTGGTGGCTGGACCCCGCTGATGTATGCCTCCTACATTGGACATGATACCATCGTGCACCTCCTGCTCGAGGCGGGGGTCAGTGTGAATGTGCCGACCCCGGAAGGGCAGACTCCACTGATGCTGGCCTCCAGCTGTGGCAACGAGAGCATCgcctattttcttctccag CAAGGTGCTGAGCTGGAAATGAAGGACATTCAGGGCTGGACTGCCCTTTTCCACTGCACCAGTGCTGGGCACCAGCAGATGGTCAAGTTCCTTTTGGACAGTGGAGCGAACGCCAACGTGAG GGAGCCGGTGTGTGGATTCACTCCGCTGATGGAAGCTGCGGCCGCCGGCCACGAGATCATCGTGCAGTACTTTCTGACTCAT GGAGTCAAAGTGGACACGAGAGACCACAGTGGAGCCACAGCCCGGATGCTGGCCAAGCAGTACGGACACATGAAGATCGTGGGACTGATCGACGCCCACTCACCTTCTCTGCCCAAGAGCCTCTACCGGAGCCCAG AAAAATATGAAGATCTGAGCTCTTCAGACGAGTGTGGCCCTGTCCCTCAGCGACAGAGGCCCTGCCGCAAAAAGGGGCTCAGCATCCACGAGGGGCCGCGAGCCCTGGCCCGCATCACGGCCATCGGACTCGGGAGCCGGGCGCAGCAGCCTTGCTACG AGCAGGTGCCTCCGCAGGGCTACGTCAGCTTCAACAGCAGCGATGAGCACCCCCTGGAGGGGGGCGGCCTGTGCTACAGGGACGTCACCTCGCCCATCAACGAGCGGGACGtggagagcagcagcagcagcagccgcg AAGAGCAGGCCTTCTTTGCCAACCCTGGGGTTGCACGGAGCAGCAGCAGCGAGGGCCTGGCCCGGGCCCCGGGACTCAGCAGCGAGGCCTCCCTGGAGAGCAACGAG GATTCGGATCATGTGCGGAGAAGCTCGGTTCGCAAACAAACTAAAAGTTACGTGAAGACCAAGAACCGTTATGGCGGCAGTGACAGCCAGTGGGCTCCCAGCGCCGTGACGTCCTGTGCCCCGGGAGTGAGCCCCCAGACTGACAGGCCCCCGTATTCAGGACCCCAG GACCTCGCCACACTGCTGGAGCAGATCGGCTGTCTCAAGTACTTGCAGGTGTTTGAGGAGCAGGATGTGGACCTCCGCATCTTCCTGACCCTCACCGAGAGCGACCTGAAGGAAATCGGCATCAC GTTGTTTGGGCCCAAGAGGAAGATGACGTCCGCCATTGCCCGCTGGCACAGCAGCGCCCGCCCCCCCAGTGACGCCCTGGAGCTGGCCTACGCCGACCGGCTGGAGGCCGAGATGCAGGAGCTTGCCATCCAGCTGCACAAG CGCTGTGAGGAGGTGGAAGCCATGCGGGGCCTGGTGTCCCAGGAGCAGGAGCTGCGGGCCGtggtggagagctgcctcctggAGCAGGATGGTGCCCGCAAGGATGTGCACACAcagctgcaggagacctgggccctTGCCCAGGACGCTGCGCTTGTCCTGGACCAGCTGCG AGCCTGTCAGGCCGAGCTGTCAGCCCGAGTGAGGCGGGACGAGTTCCTGCGTGAGGCCCCCCTGCGCCCAGGCCTCCCTGCAGCAG ACCCCAAAGGCTGGCAAGCCTCCTTGCAGGCCCTGAGCCTCCCCGAGCTGTCGGGAGCCCTGGAGGAGCGAGTCCGGGAGATGG GGCGAGTCCTATGCTCGGTGACCCAGAGCCTGGAGAAGCTGCAGGCACTGAGCGGGAAGGAGAGCTGGCGGGAGCCGTAG
- the ANKS3 gene encoding ankyrin repeat and SAM domain-containing protein 3 isoform X1 translates to MSELSDEASEPELLNRSLSMWHGLGTQVDREELAVPLDLHTAASIGQYEVVKECVQRRELDLNKKNGGGWTPLMYASYIGHDTIVHLLLEAGVSVNVPTPEGQTPLMLASSCGNESIAYFLLQQGAELEMKDIQGWTALFHCTSAGHQQMVKFLLDSGANANVREPVCGFTPLMEAAAAGHEIIVQYFLTHGVKVDTRDHSGATARMLAKQYGHMKIVGLIDAHSPSLPKSLYRSPEKYEDLSSSDECGPVPQRQRPCRKKGLSIHEGPRALARITAIGLGSRAQQPCYVTRPPWELPPSLETIPARRPSQPGDHVPPQGYVSFNSSDEHPLEGGGLCYRDVTSPINERDVESSSSSSREEQAFFANPGVARSSSSEGLARAPGLSSEASLESNEDSDHVRRSSVRKQTKSYVKTKNRYGGSDSQWAPSAVTSCAPGVSPQTDRPPYSGPQDLATLLEQIGCLKYLQVFEEQDVDLRIFLTLTESDLKEIGITLFGPKRKMTSAIARWHSSARPPSDALELAYADRLEAEMQELAIQLHKRCEEVEAMRGLVSQEQELRAVVESCLLEQDGARKDVHTQLQETWALAQDAALVLDQLRACQAELSARVRRDEFLREAPLRPGLPAAGKEGGVPAVGQADEGGTPSRPRSRHLSLCLLHGCLPGPLMLHTHVLTVSPGRPRLLAPSKRPQPSRPGPWHTQPWAWAPTGWQHSASQAGREHADTPQETWL, encoded by the exons ATGTCGGAGCTCAGCGATGAAGCCAGCGAGCCAGAGCTGCTGAACCGCAGCTTGTCCATGTGGCACGGGCTGGGCACGCAGGTCGACCGGGAGGAGCTAGCTGTCCCCCTGGATCTGCACACAGCCGCTTCCATTGGCCAGTACGAGGTGGTGAAGGAGTGTGTGCAGCG GAGAGAGTTAGATTTGAATAAGAAGAACGGTGGTGGCTGGACCCCGCTGATGTATGCCTCCTACATTGGACATGATACCATCGTGCACCTCCTGCTCGAGGCGGGGGTCAGTGTGAATGTGCCGACCCCGGAAGGGCAGACTCCACTGATGCTGGCCTCCAGCTGTGGCAACGAGAGCATCgcctattttcttctccag CAAGGTGCTGAGCTGGAAATGAAGGACATTCAGGGCTGGACTGCCCTTTTCCACTGCACCAGTGCTGGGCACCAGCAGATGGTCAAGTTCCTTTTGGACAGTGGAGCGAACGCCAACGTGAG GGAGCCGGTGTGTGGATTCACTCCGCTGATGGAAGCTGCGGCCGCCGGCCACGAGATCATCGTGCAGTACTTTCTGACTCAT GGAGTCAAAGTGGACACGAGAGACCACAGTGGAGCCACAGCCCGGATGCTGGCCAAGCAGTACGGACACATGAAGATCGTGGGACTGATCGACGCCCACTCACCTTCTCTGCCCAAGAGCCTCTACCGGAGCCCAG AAAAATATGAAGATCTGAGCTCTTCAGACGAGTGTGGCCCTGTCCCTCAGCGACAGAGGCCCTGCCGCAAAAAGGGGCTCAGCATCCACGAGGGGCCGCGAGCCCTGGCCCGCATCACGGCCATCGGACTCGGGAGCCGGGCGCAGCAGCCTTGCTACG TGACCAGGCCACCCTGGGAACTCCCTCCCAGCCTGGAGACCATCCCAGCCAGGAGACCATCCCAGCCAGGAGACCAC GTGCCTCCGCAGGGCTACGTCAGCTTCAACAGCAGCGATGAGCACCCCCTGGAGGGGGGCGGCCTGTGCTACAGGGACGTCACCTCGCCCATCAACGAGCGGGACGtggagagcagcagcagcagcagccgcg AAGAGCAGGCCTTCTTTGCCAACCCTGGGGTTGCACGGAGCAGCAGCAGCGAGGGCCTGGCCCGGGCCCCGGGACTCAGCAGCGAGGCCTCCCTGGAGAGCAACGAG GATTCGGATCATGTGCGGAGAAGCTCGGTTCGCAAACAAACTAAAAGTTACGTGAAGACCAAGAACCGTTATGGCGGCAGTGACAGCCAGTGGGCTCCCAGCGCCGTGACGTCCTGTGCCCCGGGAGTGAGCCCCCAGACTGACAGGCCCCCGTATTCAGGACCCCAG GACCTCGCCACACTGCTGGAGCAGATCGGCTGTCTCAAGTACTTGCAGGTGTTTGAGGAGCAGGATGTGGACCTCCGCATCTTCCTGACCCTCACCGAGAGCGACCTGAAGGAAATCGGCATCAC GTTGTTTGGGCCCAAGAGGAAGATGACGTCCGCCATTGCCCGCTGGCACAGCAGCGCCCGCCCCCCCAGTGACGCCCTGGAGCTGGCCTACGCCGACCGGCTGGAGGCCGAGATGCAGGAGCTTGCCATCCAGCTGCACAAG CGCTGTGAGGAGGTGGAAGCCATGCGGGGCCTGGTGTCCCAGGAGCAGGAGCTGCGGGCCGtggtggagagctgcctcctggAGCAGGATGGTGCCCGCAAGGATGTGCACACAcagctgcaggagacctgggccctTGCCCAGGACGCTGCGCTTGTCCTGGACCAGCTGCG AGCCTGTCAGGCCGAGCTGTCAGCCCGAGTGAGGCGGGACGAGTTCCTGCGTGAGGCCCCCCTGCGCCCAGGCCTCCCTGCAGCAGGTAAGGAGGGCGGTGTCCCGGCCGTGGGGCAAGCGGACGAGGGTGGGACGCCTTCCAGGCCCAGGTCTCGCCACCTGTCTCTGTGCTTGTTACATGGATGCCTCCCCGGTCCCCTCATGCTCCACACCCACGTCCTCACGGTCTCTCCCGGGAGGCCTCGGCTGCTGGCACCGTCCAAGAGGCCACAGCCCAGCAGGCCGGGGCCCTGGCATACTCAGCCCTGGGCCTGGGCCCCTACTGGCTGGCAGCACTCTGCTTCACAAGCGGGCAGAGAACATGCTGACACGCCGCAGGAAACGTGGCTCTAG
- the ANKS3 gene encoding ankyrin repeat and SAM domain-containing protein 3 isoform X2, whose translation MSELSDEASEPELLNRSLSMWHGLGTQVDREELAVPLDLHTAASIGQYEVVKECVQRRELDLNKKNGGGWTPLMYASYIGHDTIVHLLLEAGVSVNVPTPEGQTPLMLASSCGNESIAYFLLQQGAELEMKDIQGWTALFHCTSAGHQQMVKFLLDSGANANVREPVCGFTPLMEAAAAGHEIIVQYFLTHGVKVDTRDHSGATARMLAKQYGHMKIVGLIDAHSPSLPKSLYRSPEKYEDLSSSDECGPVPQRQRPCRKKGLSIHEGPRALARITAIGLGSRAQQPCYEQVPPQGYVSFNSSDEHPLEGGGLCYRDVTSPINERDVESSSSSSREEQAFFANPGVARSSSSEGLARAPGLSSEASLESNEDSDHVRRSSVRKQTKSYVKTKNRYGGSDSQWAPSAVTSCAPGVSPQTDRPPYSGPQDLATLLEQIGCLKYLQVFEEQDVDLRIFLTLTESDLKEIGITLFGPKRKMTSAIARWHSSARPPSDALELAYADRLEAEMQELAIQLHKRCEEVEAMRGLVSQEQELRAVVESCLLEQDGARKDVHTQLQETWALAQDAALVLDQLRACQAELSARVRRDEFLREAPLRPGLPAAGKEGGVPAVGQADEGGTPSRPRSRHLSLCLLHGCLPGPLMLHTHVLTVSPGRPRLLAPSKRPQPSRPGPWHTQPWAWAPTGWQHSASQAGREHADTPQETWL comes from the exons ATGTCGGAGCTCAGCGATGAAGCCAGCGAGCCAGAGCTGCTGAACCGCAGCTTGTCCATGTGGCACGGGCTGGGCACGCAGGTCGACCGGGAGGAGCTAGCTGTCCCCCTGGATCTGCACACAGCCGCTTCCATTGGCCAGTACGAGGTGGTGAAGGAGTGTGTGCAGCG GAGAGAGTTAGATTTGAATAAGAAGAACGGTGGTGGCTGGACCCCGCTGATGTATGCCTCCTACATTGGACATGATACCATCGTGCACCTCCTGCTCGAGGCGGGGGTCAGTGTGAATGTGCCGACCCCGGAAGGGCAGACTCCACTGATGCTGGCCTCCAGCTGTGGCAACGAGAGCATCgcctattttcttctccag CAAGGTGCTGAGCTGGAAATGAAGGACATTCAGGGCTGGACTGCCCTTTTCCACTGCACCAGTGCTGGGCACCAGCAGATGGTCAAGTTCCTTTTGGACAGTGGAGCGAACGCCAACGTGAG GGAGCCGGTGTGTGGATTCACTCCGCTGATGGAAGCTGCGGCCGCCGGCCACGAGATCATCGTGCAGTACTTTCTGACTCAT GGAGTCAAAGTGGACACGAGAGACCACAGTGGAGCCACAGCCCGGATGCTGGCCAAGCAGTACGGACACATGAAGATCGTGGGACTGATCGACGCCCACTCACCTTCTCTGCCCAAGAGCCTCTACCGGAGCCCAG AAAAATATGAAGATCTGAGCTCTTCAGACGAGTGTGGCCCTGTCCCTCAGCGACAGAGGCCCTGCCGCAAAAAGGGGCTCAGCATCCACGAGGGGCCGCGAGCCCTGGCCCGCATCACGGCCATCGGACTCGGGAGCCGGGCGCAGCAGCCTTGCTACG AGCAGGTGCCTCCGCAGGGCTACGTCAGCTTCAACAGCAGCGATGAGCACCCCCTGGAGGGGGGCGGCCTGTGCTACAGGGACGTCACCTCGCCCATCAACGAGCGGGACGtggagagcagcagcagcagcagccgcg AAGAGCAGGCCTTCTTTGCCAACCCTGGGGTTGCACGGAGCAGCAGCAGCGAGGGCCTGGCCCGGGCCCCGGGACTCAGCAGCGAGGCCTCCCTGGAGAGCAACGAG GATTCGGATCATGTGCGGAGAAGCTCGGTTCGCAAACAAACTAAAAGTTACGTGAAGACCAAGAACCGTTATGGCGGCAGTGACAGCCAGTGGGCTCCCAGCGCCGTGACGTCCTGTGCCCCGGGAGTGAGCCCCCAGACTGACAGGCCCCCGTATTCAGGACCCCAG GACCTCGCCACACTGCTGGAGCAGATCGGCTGTCTCAAGTACTTGCAGGTGTTTGAGGAGCAGGATGTGGACCTCCGCATCTTCCTGACCCTCACCGAGAGCGACCTGAAGGAAATCGGCATCAC GTTGTTTGGGCCCAAGAGGAAGATGACGTCCGCCATTGCCCGCTGGCACAGCAGCGCCCGCCCCCCCAGTGACGCCCTGGAGCTGGCCTACGCCGACCGGCTGGAGGCCGAGATGCAGGAGCTTGCCATCCAGCTGCACAAG CGCTGTGAGGAGGTGGAAGCCATGCGGGGCCTGGTGTCCCAGGAGCAGGAGCTGCGGGCCGtggtggagagctgcctcctggAGCAGGATGGTGCCCGCAAGGATGTGCACACAcagctgcaggagacctgggccctTGCCCAGGACGCTGCGCTTGTCCTGGACCAGCTGCG AGCCTGTCAGGCCGAGCTGTCAGCCCGAGTGAGGCGGGACGAGTTCCTGCGTGAGGCCCCCCTGCGCCCAGGCCTCCCTGCAGCAGGTAAGGAGGGCGGTGTCCCGGCCGTGGGGCAAGCGGACGAGGGTGGGACGCCTTCCAGGCCCAGGTCTCGCCACCTGTCTCTGTGCTTGTTACATGGATGCCTCCCCGGTCCCCTCATGCTCCACACCCACGTCCTCACGGTCTCTCCCGGGAGGCCTCGGCTGCTGGCACCGTCCAAGAGGCCACAGCCCAGCAGGCCGGGGCCCTGGCATACTCAGCCCTGGGCCTGGGCCCCTACTGGCTGGCAGCACTCTGCTTCACAAGCGGGCAGAGAACATGCTGACACGCCGCAGGAAACGTGGCTCTAG